From Mesoaciditoga lauensis cd-1655R = DSM 25116, a single genomic window includes:
- a CDS encoding phage major capsid protein, whose translation MDNKAVMEKADITSSSISNGLMNPQQRQAFLSMVQESGTLLKLARVVNMTTDKEEIVRFNIGGRVATRVAEDATVTARRGVGSDKITLDASDFMVPWSITDKALRNVVGTNFSNMVAQGMANAFKNDLEELSLLDNSDFDGDLFGGNDGFYSLAKSNGHVVDVAGAHITATDLTDIFSQILIQMPQKFRKLNLVWFTSSNFEIAIRRALANKGGTALFSGNVIIKEGQINILGKPLVSVPSLPDMFIDGESVSGTADGTNKAFTTAHTAEEEIDGNGKYVLIVYVDGVKKTQGADYTYDPSTKTITFATAPTSGATITATYLASDISSLADQRTFVMLIPRENLIYGISKNILTEKKRIPEALKTDYFLSTTVDFAFENPNAVALGTNVCPNFTVS comes from the coding sequence ATGGATAACAAAGCTGTAATGGAGAAAGCCGATATAACATCTTCAAGCATTTCTAATGGATTGATGAACCCACAACAAAGGCAAGCATTTTTGAGTATGGTGCAAGAATCGGGCACTCTCTTGAAACTCGCACGTGTTGTAAATATGACAACGGATAAAGAAGAAATTGTGAGATTTAATATTGGTGGAAGGGTAGCTACAAGAGTTGCTGAAGATGCCACTGTAACTGCAAGAAGAGGTGTAGGAAGCGATAAAATAACGCTTGATGCATCTGATTTCATGGTGCCATGGAGCATCACTGATAAAGCGTTGAGAAATGTTGTAGGAACGAACTTTTCCAACATGGTAGCACAAGGAATGGCAAACGCATTTAAGAATGATCTCGAAGAGCTTTCGCTTCTTGATAATTCCGATTTCGATGGGGATCTCTTTGGTGGAAATGATGGATTCTATTCCCTGGCAAAATCGAACGGACACGTTGTGGATGTAGCCGGCGCTCATATAACCGCTACGGATTTAACGGACATCTTCTCGCAGATCTTGATTCAAATGCCGCAAAAGTTTAGAAAATTGAATCTTGTATGGTTCACTTCTTCAAACTTTGAAATTGCCATAAGAAGAGCCCTTGCAAATAAAGGCGGAACGGCATTGTTCTCTGGAAACGTCATTATAAAAGAAGGACAAATCAACATACTTGGAAAACCTCTCGTGTCAGTTCCTTCATTGCCTGATATGTTCATAGATGGCGAAAGCGTAAGCGGTACTGCTGACGGAACGAATAAGGCATTCACAACGGCTCACACTGCCGAGGAAGAAATAGACGGCAATGGGAAATATGTGTTGATTGTATATGTTGATGGCGTCAAGAAAACACAAGGCGCAGATTACACTTACGATCCATCCACGAAAACCATAACATTTGCCACTGCCCCCACAAGCGGAGCCACCATAACGGCAACATACTTAGCAAGTGATATTTCCTCTCTCGCTGATCAGAGAACGTTCGTTATGCTTATTCCACGTGAAAATCTGATATATGGAATCTCAAAGAACATATTAACCGAGAAGAAGAGAATACCTGAAGCTTTGAAAACCGATTATTTCCTCAGTACTACAGTTGATTTTGCATTTGAGAATCCTAACGCAGTGGCTCTCGGAACGAATGTGTGCCCTAACTTCACCGTGTCTTGA
- a CDS encoding XkdF-like putative serine protease domain-containing protein: MKPKVMLKDVVVSFISLVYKGANKKTIIVKSENFDQDNATFHKTIAIVQKDSKKHRVYGIVYAPDEVDTDGATMTADEIEKMAYRFMKAGLTTNVDKQHDYDPGEGFVAESWIVKDGDPMFKEVGAWAVGIQVTNDDTWKEIENGNITGLSMAGFAKEEPVQESEEKAEKWVANVSDLPLAPETEPWGFSPADGNRVIELFGMKGYANVHVIYNADPTLDADGDGYSDQRYAYKLPIGKVYQGKLMIYPRGVMAAGAVLQGSRGGLNVPQSVIDEAKQKLEPLYKKMGRTAPWQQKEEKDGMLTKIKQMLGIEKAGRAISDSNLKKIISARQALDEVITIAEKERGGVQKMEKEEVMNVIQEEVKKSVDPILKELEDLKKMVKPEEKKEETKEVTKSAETTVKVELSDELKNTLEDISKRLEKLEKTVPVGNAQSEAKSEKKSVFEGLF; the protein is encoded by the coding sequence GTGAAACCAAAGGTGATGCTAAAAGACGTTGTGGTATCGTTCATTTCTCTTGTATACAAAGGCGCCAACAAAAAAACGATCATCGTGAAATCAGAAAATTTCGATCAAGATAACGCCACATTCCACAAAACGATCGCAATTGTGCAAAAAGATAGCAAAAAGCATCGTGTTTATGGAATTGTATATGCTCCAGATGAAGTGGATACTGACGGCGCAACGATGACAGCTGATGAAATTGAAAAGATGGCTTATAGGTTTATGAAAGCCGGATTAACCACAAACGTTGATAAGCAACATGACTACGATCCTGGCGAAGGCTTTGTGGCGGAATCTTGGATTGTCAAAGATGGAGATCCGATGTTCAAAGAGGTTGGAGCGTGGGCTGTAGGAATACAAGTTACCAACGACGACACATGGAAAGAGATTGAAAACGGGAACATAACGGGATTGAGCATGGCGGGCTTTGCAAAAGAAGAACCGGTTCAAGAATCCGAGGAAAAAGCGGAAAAGTGGGTTGCGAACGTTTCAGATCTTCCACTTGCACCAGAAACGGAGCCTTGGGGTTTCTCACCTGCTGATGGAAACAGGGTAATTGAGCTCTTTGGAATGAAAGGATATGCGAATGTTCACGTGATCTACAATGCCGATCCTACTCTCGATGCTGACGGAGATGGTTACTCAGACCAAAGATACGCTTACAAGTTGCCTATTGGCAAGGTATATCAAGGGAAACTGATGATATATCCCAGAGGTGTTATGGCTGCTGGAGCTGTTCTTCAAGGCTCACGAGGAGGATTGAACGTTCCTCAAAGTGTGATAGATGAGGCAAAGCAGAAACTGGAACCACTTTACAAGAAAATGGGTAGAACCGCTCCTTGGCAACAGAAAGAAGAAAAAGACGGAATGCTTACCAAAATCAAGCAAATGCTTGGTATTGAAAAAGCGGGACGTGCAATTTCAGATTCCAATTTAAAAAAGATAATTTCCGCACGTCAAGCGTTGGATGAGGTGATCACGATAGCAGAAAAAGAACGTGGAGGTGTTCAAAAAATGGAGAAAGAAGAAGTCATGAACGTGATACAAGAGGAAGTCAAGAAAAGTGTTGACCCTATCTTGAAAGAACTCGAAGATCTCAAGAAGATGGTGAAACCAGAGGAAAAGAAAGAAGAAACGAAAGAAGTTACCAAGAGTGCAGAAACGACTGTAAAAGTGGAACTCTCGGATGAACTCAAAAACACTCTTGAAGATATTTCAAAGAGGCTCGAAAAGCTTGAGAAAACCGTTCCGGTGGGAAACGCTCAAAGTGAAGCAAAAAGCGAAAAGAAATCTGTATTTGAAGGCTTATTTTAA
- a CDS encoding phage portal protein: MKKVKAFVIKNAANDLVSNQADKYAEMSIKYFEPPYDLEQLQQMPQYSDILLQCIGAYQQNIVGFGIDLIKTSEEDDEAQLNQAKEFFDTCSAHDSFIGIMKKIIGDRERTGNAYLEVVRDLSGKIAGFYYAPAHTFRVGELSKEYIEVTIGGKTFRRKFNKYIQVVNGEPIYFKEFGDPRSMDKFTGEYKKTSTPASEIIHFKLDLDPTTPYGIPRYIGNIVEILGSRKAAELNYNYFLNGKHIPAAIVVQGGYLTQTSLDLLQGYVDDLKGTDNAFKYMVLEAEPEEENPLSKEKASNVKIDIKPLTETLQSDALFMNYNKVNRDKIRSAFRLPPLLTGESSDYNRATAETAYKYADEQVFQPERRELERVFNQMLKMEGITAYEMKFKSYDLSDPSEKVKALETFVTAGAATPNIATDIMSEYFGKKYEKFSQPWGDLPSNILAILANGGYVGTAEKFSKMLEEVKNALRQEEDRP, from the coding sequence ATGAAGAAAGTAAAAGCTTTTGTTATTAAGAATGCGGCAAATGACCTGGTTTCAAATCAAGCTGACAAATACGCTGAAATGTCGATTAAATATTTTGAGCCTCCTTATGATCTCGAACAGCTTCAACAGATGCCACAATACTCAGATATTCTTCTACAATGCATAGGGGCTTATCAACAAAATATTGTGGGCTTTGGAATAGATCTCATAAAAACGAGCGAAGAAGACGACGAAGCTCAATTGAACCAGGCAAAAGAATTCTTTGATACCTGTTCCGCACACGATAGCTTTATCGGAATAATGAAAAAAATCATTGGGGATCGAGAGAGGACAGGAAACGCCTATCTGGAAGTGGTGCGAGATCTAAGCGGAAAAATTGCGGGTTTTTATTACGCTCCGGCTCATACATTCAGGGTAGGTGAATTATCTAAGGAGTATATAGAGGTTACCATAGGTGGAAAAACATTCCGAAGAAAATTCAATAAATACATTCAGGTGGTAAACGGTGAACCAATTTACTTCAAAGAGTTCGGAGATCCACGCTCCATGGATAAGTTCACTGGAGAATATAAGAAAACTTCTACACCTGCATCGGAAATTATTCATTTCAAACTTGATCTCGATCCAACAACACCTTATGGCATTCCTCGATACATAGGAAATATCGTTGAAATCCTTGGCTCAAGGAAAGCCGCTGAATTGAATTACAATTACTTTCTCAACGGTAAGCATATCCCCGCTGCTATAGTAGTTCAAGGTGGGTACTTGACACAGACCTCACTTGATTTATTACAAGGTTATGTTGATGATCTCAAAGGTACAGATAACGCTTTCAAATACATGGTACTGGAGGCTGAACCAGAAGAAGAAAATCCATTATCGAAGGAAAAAGCAAGCAATGTGAAAATTGATATCAAACCACTCACGGAAACTCTGCAAAGCGATGCGCTTTTCATGAACTACAACAAGGTTAATAGGGATAAGATAAGATCTGCTTTCAGATTGCCGCCTTTACTTACGGGTGAAAGCTCAGATTACAACAGGGCAACGGCAGAAACAGCTTACAAATACGCTGATGAACAAGTATTTCAGCCAGAAAGAAGAGAGCTTGAAAGAGTGTTCAATCAAATGCTTAAAATGGAAGGGATTACAGCGTATGAGATGAAATTTAAATCTTATGATCTTTCCGATCCTTCCGAGAAAGTCAAAGCTTTAGAAACGTTCGTTACTGCCGGCGCTGCGACGCCTAACATTGCAACGGATATCATGAGCGAATACTTTGGGAAAAAGTACGAGAAATTTTCGCAACCATGGGGAGATCTTCCATCCAATATTCTTGCCATTCTTGCTAATGGTGGTTATGTGGGAACAGCGGAGAAGTTTTCCAAAATGCTGGAAGAGGTGAAAAATGCTTTACGCCAAGAAGAGGATCGCCCGTGA
- a CDS encoding PBSX family phage terminase large subunit, translated as MDVEFVGKIRRWLKKSKSTVNVLYGGAGSGKSYTMAQFLIFYKLAEGNKRILITRKTNPALKISAYQLIISFLREYNIPFALNKADQTVKVGSSEILFKSMDDPEKIKSAEFNYIWMEEATEFTLDDYRQLRLRLRRQTDKKNQMFLTFNPISKNNWVYKEFFETKHKDVAILKTTYKDNGFLDKEYVQTLENLINEDEAYYRVYALGEFVSLKGMIYSNYEIISEIPDHFDEVIYGLDFGYNNPTALIKIGILDERLYILDEMYERGLTNADLIDQLRRIVESTNSSIYADSAEPNRIEEIRRAGFNIYPANKSVKDGIDFVKRKKLFINQNCVNTIKEIESYKWKQDKNGNVLEEPVKFNDHAMDATRYAIYSHSLVQRVHRGKRKEGRARIIKGRQS; from the coding sequence ATGGACGTTGAATTTGTTGGAAAGATTCGACGATGGTTAAAAAAATCCAAAAGCACTGTAAATGTTTTATACGGTGGTGCTGGATCCGGAAAGTCTTATACAATGGCACAATTTCTCATCTTTTACAAGCTTGCAGAGGGGAATAAGAGAATTCTCATTACGAGGAAAACTAATCCAGCTTTGAAGATATCCGCTTACCAGCTTATCATTTCCTTTTTAAGGGAATACAACATTCCCTTTGCTTTGAACAAAGCTGATCAGACAGTCAAAGTGGGCTCAAGTGAGATCTTGTTCAAATCAATGGATGATCCAGAAAAAATAAAGTCTGCTGAATTCAATTACATTTGGATGGAAGAAGCGACAGAATTTACTCTGGATGATTACAGACAATTGCGTTTAAGACTTAGAAGGCAAACAGATAAGAAAAATCAAATGTTTTTGACTTTCAATCCAATTTCCAAAAACAACTGGGTTTATAAAGAATTCTTCGAAACTAAGCATAAAGATGTGGCAATACTAAAAACAACCTACAAAGATAATGGGTTCTTAGACAAAGAATACGTTCAAACACTTGAAAACCTAATCAATGAAGATGAAGCTTATTACAGAGTTTATGCCCTCGGAGAATTTGTTTCTCTCAAAGGCATGATTTATTCCAACTATGAAATTATCTCTGAAATTCCTGATCATTTCGACGAAGTCATCTATGGCTTGGATTTCGGATATAACAATCCCACGGCCTTGATCAAGATTGGCATTTTAGACGAGCGCCTCTACATCCTTGATGAGATGTACGAACGTGGTCTAACCAATGCCGATCTTATCGATCAGCTGAGACGTATTGTAGAATCCACGAATTCGAGCATATATGCTGATTCCGCCGAACCGAACAGGATTGAAGAGATAAGGCGTGCTGGCTTCAACATTTATCCAGCTAATAAGAGTGTGAAAGATGGGATTGATTTCGTTAAAAGGAAAAAGTTGTTCATCAATCAAAATTGTGTAAACACAATCAAGGAAATCGAATCTTACAAATGGAAGCAAGACAAAAACGGCAATGTTTTGGAAGAGCCAGTGAAATTCAACGACCACGCAATGGACGCCACGAGATATGCTATCTATTCGCATTCGTTGGTTCAGAGAGTGCATAGAGGCAAGCGAAAAGAAGGAAGAGCAAGAATTATTAAAGGGAGGCAATCATGA
- a CDS encoding HNH endonuclease gives MERDHHKCVICGAEAEEVHHIFSRNSWIPEYLGVPHIKKNMHPWNLVSLCKKHHRYIHDHGMRQGLKEVLVKTNKNLSYLHFNEELEKKVKKELEKLKGKV, from the coding sequence TTGGAAAGAGATCACCACAAGTGTGTTATATGCGGGGCAGAAGCAGAGGAAGTGCATCATATCTTTTCAAGAAATTCGTGGATTCCAGAGTATTTAGGGGTGCCACATATAAAGAAAAATATGCATCCGTGGAATCTGGTTTCTCTCTGCAAAAAACATCACAGATATATACATGACCATGGGATGAGACAAGGATTAAAAGAGGTACTCGTGAAAACAAATAAGAATCTTAGTTATTTGCATTTTAATGAGGAATTAGAAAAGAAAGTGAAGAAAGAATTGGAAAAATTAAAAGGGAAGGTATGA